Part of the Brassica oleracea var. oleracea cultivar TO1000 chromosome C8, BOL, whole genome shotgun sequence genome is shown below.
NNNNNNNNNNNNNNNNNNNNNNNNNNNNNNNNNNNNNNNNNNNNNNNNNNNNNNNNNNNNNNNNNNNNNNNNNNNNNNNNNNNNNNNNNNNNNNNNNNNNNNNNNNNNNNNNNNNNNNNNNNNNNNNNNNNNNNNNNNNNNNNNNNNNNNNNNNNNNNNNNNNNNNNNNNNNNNNNNNNNNNNNNNNNNNNNNNNNNNNNNNNNNNNNNNNNNNNNNNNNNNNNNNNNNNNNNNNNNNNNNNNNNNNNNNNNNNNNNNNNNNNNNNNNNNNNNNNNNNNNNNNNNNNNNNNNNNNNNNNNNNNNNNNNNNNNNNNNNNNNNNNNNNNNNNNNNNNNNNNNNNNNNNNNNNNNNNNNNNNNNNNGTAATACGGCCAAACAAAGATTATGGGTTTCAATCCTTTAGTCAATCCGGATTTAAGGTCGGATCAAAATAGGAGAAAAGGGAACCGATTTTAAGGCTTGGTATCTAAAAGGGGTTTATGATTTTCTCTAATATCTTTTATAATTTCAAATAGTTCTTAGAAACAAGATTCATATAGATCTTAGATTATTAATAAGTTTTATAAGTTTTTAGAGATTCTTAGATCTTTAGAGATTCAAATAATTTTAGAATCAAGATTCATATAGATCTTAGATTCAAGATTAATATTTGTGATAATTTTAGATCTATAGATTTTTATAAGTTTTATGATTCAAATAGATCTAATAATCAGGATTCAGATATGTGGTGTTCTTAGATTTTATGGATAGATTAGTTTACCTTTTAGAAAACACCAAATTGATCTGAATGGACCACCGTGAGAGAGAGGGAGTGATCCCGCGGATGAGCTGGTTGAGAGAGAGGTGGAGGAGCTGGCCGAAAAATCGTGAGAGGGATAGACTTGGCCGGCGGAGCAAGGCTAAGGGCCGGAAGAGATGGCCGGAAAAGAGATGATCGCCGGCGGATGGGATTGCTCAGGTGGAGAGAGTCTCGTGCTGATAACGTGTTAAGATTTGAGAGAAGATTTGTGAGAAAAATGTTGTATATTTCTTATTGCTTACACCACTATATATAGTAGTTCATACAAGGTGGAGTCAAAGGGAGAATTGATTACAAAGATACTCTACATAATGACATGGTCAAACTCATAAAGACTAAGGTTGAATGGGTCTTCCATGTGACTAGATGTAAACCCCAAATAGACTCTAGTCTTGAACTTGTATGGTGTAGGTTATGGACCATCTACTTCATGATTGATAACAATATGTGTTTAGTTTAAATAGACATCTTTAAACCACCATTATCGTCATCTGACTCAAACTTACCTTATTATAATTCCTCTTTTATGAAGAAATCAGAAATCCATCGCCGATGTAAAGTTTTTTGAACAATAAAAGGAATAATAGTTGAAATAGTTGACAGAAGGAAAAGTCTTCATTTTTTTGTATGAAGTTTTCATTTTGTTTTTGTATGAAGTCTTCATTTTATTGCTAGAAATAAAATCCTTCAATTGAGAAATAAAGCCCCCAAGTTAGACCCGTGTTGCCTATAAAGGCATTCCTCAAGATAATAGACTTTCCTCATCTTCTCTTGTAAACCCAATCAGATTATTTTCCTTTCTTTAGAAAATGCATTCCTCTTATTCTTTTTCTACTTCTTCGACTTGGACAATCTTAATCACATTGGCATGTATTATGTTTCGTGCGTCTCTGTCCGATGCTCAACTTACACCTACCTTTTACGACACTTCATGTCCTAATGTTACTAACATCGTACGTGCCACCATTGTCAACGAGCTAAGATCGGACCCTCGTATCGCCGCGAGCATCCTTCGTCTTCACTTCCACGACTGCTTTGTCAATGTAAGATATTATTATTCTTTTTTCTATTTCCTTGCTAATAATTCCCATCTTTTAAATATTTTAAAAAATCAATGTAAAACCTAAAAACAAGTGATAATAGAGAGAACTTTTAGGCTCAACACAAACATATGTTTATGTTAATACACCCTGTTTCAAACTAAAGATAATTTTGCTTTGTTTTCTGTTACAAAGTAAGTGTTATTTGGATTTTCAATAATTTATATTCAAATTTGTATTCAGTTTCATTGAAAATGCTACTTTGTGTCAGTTCTCTAGGCTTACACGTTTTTTCTAGACAAGATGATCAATATAAAACTTCACATGATTAGATATCATATATTTGTTTTAACATTGGTAAACTTCTCTTTTAGCTTGGATAATACACCATAGTTTATTTCATTAGTTAAATTATTAAGCTGACAAAAGAAAATAAATGTACGTATCGTTGTTCGACAATGATGATTGTTACTACCAGTTAGTTATTAGTTTCAGTGGTGATGCCCTAACATATTAAGTAAGATCCCGGATTTACCGGACATGAATTATTTGTGTTACATCAATTGTTATTTATTTAGAAAGAGCATAGTGCCGTACCAAACACGGTGTAAATTTAAGATACCTCAATCATTTTATTAAGGTGTACAGAAAAGATATTTTATTTCAGTCAAAAAACTCCTCACACGTATATCCTGAACCAGGCAATTATTAAATAATATAATTCCAATAACATTTTGAAATGATCTAATCGAAATTTGTAATAATGGCTTTTTTTATCTTTCTTATAAGATATTTTAAAAAACTGGAACACATGTTATATGTCATTGAGTAAAACATGGTTTAGAAAAGTTTATCTCTCATCACTTGTATTTTTCATTATATAATAATATTGGAAATATGAAAGGGTTGTGACGCATCGATCTTGTTAGACAACACGACATCGTTCCGAACAGAGAAAGATGCAGTCGGAAACGCAAACTCGGCTAGAGGATTTCCTGTGATTGATACAATGAAAGCCGCGGTGGAGAGGGCTTGCCCAAGAACCGTTTCATGCGCAGATATGCTCACCATCGCTGCTCAACAATCTGTCACGTTGGTATGTTCCATTGATACGTTTGCTTTGATTAACAAATACTGTTTTAAATCTTAATATCTATCAAAGTCGTCACAGTCAATATAATTAGTATCGACCTTTCAACTGTATACATGGCATGTATTCAAAACCAAAAACGCGTGGTCCCGTAAAGAAAACTTGACATGCTTAATATAACATTGTCAAATTTAAATTTGATCACGAGAATATACTTGGTTTGATAAGACTACTTTTTTAGATAGCCAAGTATATTAATAATCAATCATATTTTTCAAAACTGGAGTTTAGAACACTTCTCGCTGGCTATATAATCAAGGATTTAATTACAAGTTTTTCTTTTTTTATTTACATATCAAAACTTTGGAATAATAAAAACAATCTCTTTAACATCAGCCAAAAAATTATCTAAAAATAATTATTCTCAATATATAGGCAGGAGGTCCTTCTTGGAGAGTTCCTTTGGGGAGAAGAGACAGCTTGCAAGCATTTTTCAGTCTATCTAATGATAATCTTCCTTCTCCATTCTTCACACTTCCAGAACTTAAAGCTAGCTTTGGAAAAGTTGGCCTCGACCGTCCTTCTGATCTTGTTGCTCTCTCTGGTAATTTATAAAAACTTATTAAATATCGTTTGATATTTCTGTAACTATCGAGTTTATTAATGATCATATATGTTTATTTTTTGGTTAGGGGGTCACACATTTGGTAAAAATCAATGCCAGTTCATTATAGGCAGACTATACAATTTCAGCAACACCGGTTTACCTGATCCTACCCTCAATACTACTTACCTCCAAACTCTTCGTGGACTATGCCCCCTTAATGGTAACCGGAGTGCCTTGGTGGATTTTGATCTGCGTACCCCTACGGTTTTCGACAACAAATACTATGTGAATCTCAAAGAACAGAAAGGTCTTATCCAGACTGACCAAGAGTTGTTCTCTAGCCCCAATGCCACAGACACAATCCCCTTGGTGAGAGAATATGCTGATGGCACACAAAAATTCTTCGATGCGTTTGTGGAGGCCATGAATAGGATGGGCAGCATTACACCTCTTACGGGAACTCAAGGAGAGATCAGATTGAATTGTAGGGTGGTGAACTCCAACTCTCTACTCCAAGATGTGGTTGAACTCGTTGATTTCGTTAGCTCTATATGAGAATAGTATCTCAGTATGTGGCTACCAAAATATATTTTACGATAAATAAAGCGCTCTCAAGATGTTACGTGAGAATATTTTATTTTAGATCACTAGCTGTTGTCTGTTGTACTTGAAGACTATATAATAAATAAGTTTTTCTAAGTAATCCACTTTCTTCTATTTGTGTGCTTTGTAGTTTTACGTTCTTTTGATGGAGATAAATTTTGATAAATAACCTCAAAATATTTTTCAAACATGTGCAACATCTCTTAGATAAACATATATCTAATCATCACTCTTCACTGCTTGTTTATACCAATTTTTTTTTTAATTCACAAAATTATGATAAACAGAATAGACGTTGGTAATTTGCAGAACAGGAGAAGCGAAATCTATCTAAAATTTAATCTGGAGTTAAGGATACTGAAACATTGGTATATATGTCATATATGGGCATCAAAACTATACAAGTCTCGTCATGTTAGTATGTTAATGGTTGCTCTATCTCTTACTTATTTTCATGTCTAGATCAAAACGTAGATCTCGAGGTGAGAAGCATACCACCCAATGTCAAAACAATACTAGATTAGTGTTGTTGTAGTTAAACTAGTAATAGTACTATTGATATGTAGTTAAGTCAGTTGTACAAGTCAGACTATTATTGCACTAGTTAAATTAGTAATAGTTATACCATTCGGCTGCAAAAGAAAAACATAACACAACTCAATTGCAAAAGCATACTGCAAATCTAAAACTTCAAGTCTGAAACAGGCCCGGCTCAAATAACAATCAAGTTGAATATAACATAAGTAGATGAAAGAGGAGAATAAACAAGGATTTAGATGAAGGAAAATAGAATTAAAAAAAGAAGAAGATAAAGGTTAGATGTGAATGATTAATATAAGTTATCGTGATTGGATTTGTAAATGAAAATAAGTTGATAGATTTAAAATAATGACTTAAACAAAGCATAACATAACAGATCCAAAACAGAACTTTTTGGGTCTTGAACGCCACATGAAGAAGATTTGATCTCCTATTGGTGATGACATCCTTAAGCTTCGGACTTTTTTGGAAAGTTTTTAGGAGCCTATCAATTTATGTTCTACTGTGACTTTAGGCCAAAGTTTTATTGTAACCCTATATTAATTCTATGGAGTTATTAGGTTAACCAATTCATTCATCTTTTGCTGTTAAAAACGTTAAAAACCCCACTATATATGGACTGAAACAAAATCCCAGACAATGGACCACGAGTTTAGTTCCCTTCTGCTGGATTATCCATCACCGATATTATACTGTCCCAGCAAATATATTTTTATTTTATTTTAAAAGAAGATATTATTCGATCTCTGCGTTGGAGAAACTAACAGGACCAAGTATTCGTGGAGTTTTTCAGTAAATAATGTCATTCTCCTTAATTAATGAAAATGTACATGTGGGGGTTTATACAAAGACTCGATTAACGGCATAAACCAAACCTTAAACTAGAGATGAGATGACTTACATATCGGTTTATACTATACCAGTATGTACAGACTGACCCAACTACACTATATACACTAATAGTCCCCCTCAAAATGGGACGAAGATGTTGAGGAGACCCATCTTGCCAAAAAAACGCTGAAAGGGAGTAGGATATAGCGGTTTGGTAAAAAGATCAGCAAGTTGCAGATCGGTCCGTACGTGTAGAAGCTTGAAAAGACATGCAACCAATCTTTCTCGCACATTATAGCAATCAATTTCAACATTCTTGGTGTGCTCATGAAAGACAGTATTATGAGCTATATGAATAGCCACAGTGTTATCACAAAAGAGCAGAGTCGACTTGCTCAAAGTGAAGCGCATCTCCTTTAGAAAGTTAGAGAACCATAACAAATCATCAGTGACGACTGAAAGGCTGCGATATTCAGCTTCAGCTGAGCTCTTGGAGACGACATGTTGCTTCTTTGACTTCCAAGCAACCAAAGATGTACCAAGGAAGATGCAAAATCCAGATGTTGAACACAAGCACCCCAATCTGAATCTGCAAAAGCTTGAATTTGCATCTCGGCCTTGGATGAATAGAGCAAGCCTTGTCCAACTGTACCTTTAATATAGTGAAGAACTTTGAGAACTTCACGCAAATGACTCTTTCGTGGTGCATAAGAGAACTGGCTAAGCTTATTAAATGCGAAAGTGATGTCTAGTCTCGTGATTTAAAGATACATCAAACGACCAATGAGACGTCTATAAGCTTCAACATCAACCAACTCACCACCAGTTTCTTTGGACAATTTTATAGAAGGATCCATAGGAGCACTAGAGGGTTTGCAGCCAAGTAAGCATGTTTCCTTGGACAATCTAATGCATACTCGCTGACAAATATGAATACCCGCAGAGGAACGAGCAATTTCGAGACCAAAGAAATACTTCATGGGGCCGAGATCACGGAATTTGAACGAGGATTTCAGTTGCTCCTTTAAGGAGTCCACTTCAGAATCAGTGTTACTGACGATAATAATATCATCAACATAGACGATCACACACAAGAACAGAGAGTCAGTAGTCTTGAGAAAGCATGTGTGATCAGAATATGTTTGAGTGAAATCCAAGCGAGTCAGCGTAGTGGAGAATTTTAAGAACCATTGATGCGAGGCTTGCTTGAGGCCATAGAGAGATTTCTGAAGTTTACAGACTGCATTAGGAGGCAGACTGTCCCCCTTTCAATCAGCGTATCCTGGAGGAAGTTTCATGTATATCTCTTCATCCAAATCACCATTGAGAAAAGCATTTGAGATGTCAAGTTGGTGAAGAGAAAAACCATGAATAGTAGAGAGAGCCAAAAGGAGTTTAACCGTGGTGTGCTTGACGACGGGTGAGAATGTTTCATGATAATCTACTCCTTCTTGTTGAGTATAACCCTTTGCTACAAGACGAGCTTTGTAACGCTCAACACTTCCATCTGCGTTAAACTTGACTTTGAAGATCCATTTACATCCAATAAGAGTCTTATCTTCAGGGAGAGTACATACCGTCCATGTCTTTATTCCTTCCAAAGCATCAATTTCCACATCCATTGGATCATCCCAAACCAGAAGTTTCTTTGCTTCAGCATAAGTTTTGGGTTCTTTGACTTTGTCAATGGCAATGAGGAAAGAAAGATGAAGAGAAGAAAGTTTGCCATAAGACTGGACATAAGAGATTTCATGAATGGTTGAGGATCCTATTGAGTTACAATAGTAATCCTAAAGATAAGCTGGCTTCTTTGATTTCATGTGTGATGGTTGAACAGAAGGTTCAGCATCATCCATGATAGGATTTGCAGGAGGCAAAATCTCTATAGAAGATGATGGAGAAGAAGTCTCAACATCAACAGAGGGTTTGGATATCACAGGAGAAGCATGAACATCAGTAAAGAAGTTATGAATATCATGAGAAGGGTTTGATTTAACGAAAGGAAATAAATCCTCATGGAAAACGACATGACGAGAGATAGAAATGGAATTGTTTTCAAGATCTAGAAGTTTATAGCCTTTAAAACCCGAAGGATAACCAAGAAAGACACAGGCACGAGATCATGGATTGAATTTATGTCTGCCATTGGGTGATGTTGAAGCGTAACAAAGACAGCCAAAAGATTTGAGAAGTTGATAATCAGGAGCTTTCTTTGTTAGAACTTCAAAAGGGGTTTTATTATCAAGAATAGGAGCTGAGATGCGATTTATAAGGTGAACTGCGGTTAAAATACAGTCACCCCAGTATGAAAGAGGAATGTGGGATTGAAAAAGAAGGGAATGTGCCACATTTAGAATGTGTTGGTGTTTTCGTTCTACAACATAATTTTGTTGAGGAGTTTCAGGACAAGAATGGAAAGAAATGATGCCTTTTGATGTATAAAAGGATGTGAAGTTGAGTTATGGTGCATTGTCGGATCTAACACCCTTAACCTTCCTATTGAATTGAGTTTCTACCATAGTGACAAAGGTAGGAATGATACTAAGGGCATCTGATTTGGTTTTCATAAGATATACCCAAGTTGCCCGTGAAGAGTCATCAACTATGGTTAGGAAATATCTGAAACCATCATGGGTGGGAGTGGAAAAAGGACCCCATGTGTCTATATGAATAAGATCGAAAGGTTCAGGGCTAATGTTATTCTTAGAGATGAATGGTAAGTGTTTTTGCTTAGACAAATCACATATATGACAATGATCGAGATTTTTATTTGATGTTTTTGAATGAGGTAAAAAAGACTGCATAGAGGTGAGTTTAGACGATGATGGATGACCCAACCTCTTATGCCAAATGTCAAGACTAACAACAGACGCAATGATGGACTTATAATCATAAATGGTGGCACCTGGGGATGAAACCGACTCGATGTCGAGGAAGTAAAGGTTTGCAATAGCTCTACCCATCCCAATCATTAATCCCTGTGTAGGAG
Proteins encoded:
- the LOC106310991 gene encoding peroxidase 34-like isoform X2, coding for MHSSYSFSTSSTWTILITLACIMFRASLSDAQLTPTFYDTSCPNVTNIVRATIVNELRSDPRIAASILRLHFHDCFVNAGGPSWRVPLGRRDSLQAFFSLSNDNLPSPFFTLPELKASFGKVGLDRPSDLVALSGGHTFGKNQCQFIIGRLYNFSNTGLPDPTLNTTYLQTLRGLCPLNGNRSALVDFDLRTPTVFDNKYYVNLKEQKGLIQTDQELFSSPNATDTIPLVREYADGTQKFFDAFVEAMNRMGSITPLTGTQGEIRLNCRVVNSNSLLQDVVELVDFVSSI
- the LOC106310991 gene encoding peroxidase 34-like isoform X1 — encoded protein: MHSSYSFSTSSTWTILITLACIMFRASLSDAQLTPTFYDTSCPNVTNIVRATIVNELRSDPRIAASILRLHFHDCFVNGCDASILLDNTTSFRTEKDAVGNANSARGFPVIDTMKAAVERACPRTVSCADMLTIAAQQSVTLAGGPSWRVPLGRRDSLQAFFSLSNDNLPSPFFTLPELKASFGKVGLDRPSDLVALSGGHTFGKNQCQFIIGRLYNFSNTGLPDPTLNTTYLQTLRGLCPLNGNRSALVDFDLRTPTVFDNKYYVNLKEQKGLIQTDQELFSSPNATDTIPLVREYADGTQKFFDAFVEAMNRMGSITPLTGTQGEIRLNCRVVNSNSLLQDVVELVDFVSSI